From Neomonachus schauinslandi chromosome 4, ASM220157v2, whole genome shotgun sequence:
CCTAAGGAGACTCCGACACGATCTGGAAGATAGGATGAGATCAATATGATTCTCAGATGCCACTTTAATCAAGTTTTGTACCATACAGTGATGGGGGTGGTGAAAAATGTGACTGTTTTCAAGCAAATTCACCTGTCCCAAGGTAAACAACCTGGGCTTCCAAGAACAGTAAAAGGCTTTCCTCCCCAGGGAGTCTCATTCCTGAGCTGACAGGACAGGATTTCAGGAAGAATGAGTACAAGAAGAGGGCAAACTAGTGAAGGGAGCCAGGTAGCTTTTTGAATTCTTCCCAGCGTACACTGGAACTAGGCATGTAGGCATCCCTCCTAAGGCAGCACCCCAACCCCAGCCACTCCCACTTGAGGCTAAAGTGCCTCCCCAAAGAAAAAGACAGCCATCATTCATTTCATGACACTCCTCCCCATGGCGCGCCCACAAGCGCAGAAGCCTGAGCAGTTTCAGCCACCATACAACACATGCAGCCTTCAGGCCAGAACCCTCAAGGGCCTTCCTCTTCCCTGGCCCCTCGACTGCTCGAGTGTCCGCCCGGCAACACGAGGGCGGCCGGTGTGTGCGGGGCTGGGTGGTACAGGAGGGGCCAGAATAAGCGACACGGCAAATCCAATGTGGGTTCTGGAGCAGGGTAGACATGGTGGCAGGGCCAGTCATGGGTCCCACACAAGGACCCATGGGGCTCTGTGTCCTTCATTAATTCTTCTCTGGGCGGTTTCTGTTCAGGACAGCTTTAGGGGCAAATTCCAGCTTGTCCTTAAGGCTCACCACCTGGGTGTGGTCCTTGCCTAGCAGTTCATCCAGCTTGCGGTCCTCCCGGCGCTCAGAGAtgctcttctcctcctccacagGCTGGGGATCCTTTCCCCGGATGAACCATTCCAGGTGGTAACCCACAGCCCCGACCACGAAGGCCACAGGAAATGTAACATAGGGAGCATAGGTACGCACCATGGTCCAAAGCACAGGCCACATGACATCTGCAGAAGAGCACAAGGCAGCATTAGGGAGAAACCAGCATCCCCCTTCCCACCGAATGCGGACAACCCACCAGGGCTCTCCATTTACCAGGCAGCCTGGCAGAATTTACCAAGCACCCACCCCACGCAGAGTAACACAAGATGGTACCTTGCTTAGGCAACAGTTAGGGCCCTGAAACAAtctagaaaattttgaaagacgTGACTGttaggggaaaggggaaggatcTCTATTTTATGTACTATACTCACTGGGCATTATGCAACCATGTTTGGCAGTGTTCCCCGCAAGGGAACCTCTGAGCTTACCTAACAAAGATTCAAGCCTGTGATTggccccaggccctccctccaCAGTTTACCAACATTTCAGGAATGGAAAAAAGCCCTTCCCTGCTCTATGCAATTTCTCCATGAACACAGCCAGCCACACTTTTCCCACCATGTATAGTCCCACTGTGACTCTCCTGGTCCAAGATAATGAGAAATAGTTCCTTTACCTCACAAAAAGAATAAGGAGTCTATTTAAATGGCCAATACCCTAATCCATTACTCAACCATTCTGGATTttagataatgatttttttcctattctgaaCTTGATCTTTCTAACAATGAGACATACCTATACTTTACAAAACTGCTGGCCAAACCTCTCTCAAAATACATTCTCTTCAACCAAACCCATACCCTCATATTTGCATAATAAACTCCTAAAAATATCACCAACACATTACACATACTCGGAATGTGATAGGTCttgaatttttctgtaaaaacaaacaaaaaaacaaaaacaaaacaaaaaaaacactgtacaagcccatggtgggggggggaaaaaagtggaTTGGCCCTGGAGCGTCCTGAAATGAAGTAAGataacaccaaaaaaatatatataacacacaaacTGGTTCACTCTAATGGCCATTTAGTCTCATGACTATTACCATTAACAGTTATCAAAGATTattcacggggcacctgggtggctcctgatttcagctcaggtcatgatctcaaggttgtgggatcaagccccgagtcgggctccacactcagtgtggagtctgcttgtccctctccctctactcttccccccatttgttctctctaataaataaataaagtcttaaaaaaaaaaaaaagattactcacATTATCATAATAAtgatagctaccatttattgagcacttatgtaCCATTCCTTgggctaagcactttatatacagTATCTCCTTCTATCTTCATGTCCACTCTGTGAGGTAGATGGTATTATCagagggttaagtaacttgctccaaAGTCTCAACTAAAAGATCATTCATTCCATTTGCACCTCTGTAGGTGTTTCTCCAACTTGGCTATCTCTAGTCTAAAGTGTACAACTGAAATCTCACCAAGGATAAAATGATTCTTTCTTTGGTTCCAATTCTCTTTGGAGGAATCCCAGCATTCTGTGGACCCAAGACTATAACGGACCATTATCAGGGAAAAAACTGCAGCAGCTAGAATGTTCCCCTCTGGGTCCTTTGTCTTAGCACCAGCCCCTAGGCCGGACAAGTCACCCGCTGGTCATCACCTGATCTTCACAACACCTCTATGAGGTAGGAATTATCAGCCCAGATTTGTGTCTAAAGCCACAAAGGCTCAGGGACATTATGTGAACTTGTCCAAGATCCCTAGAAGTGACAGAACCACTGCTTTTGAATCCAGGCTTCTCCAAACGTCaacacttgtgctctttctagtGGCAAGAACACACTGCAGATAGGTGTGCTGTTTCTGTCCAAATCCTGGACTTGGGGAGCACTTCCTGCAATTTTTTTCCATCAACTTGGCATGTCACTATCTGGAAGAGCGTCCCTTTTGGCAAACTCTAAGATTACTCAGAGATTTGTGAAATTACAGGACTTAGACGttgttaaaacaaacaatcctgaagAACCTCAAACCTaatacttcattttctttcctacctTTTATGCAAGCTCTCTGTAAGTTAACACTTACCCTAAACAGCAATTCTCCCTTCAGATCCCCAATTTGTTGTAAAACATACCAAACACGAGTCCACAATTCATATCCTCTCCCATATGCAgcaaatgtctctctctctgttgtccTGCCCACATTCTAATCATTCCCAAATAagtcaattcattcatttatttaacacttaGAACCACCTTCTCTGTGACAGACGTTGTGCTGGCGGGCCTACCCGACTTGTCTGCATTTCTCAAAACACTTAACCTCCAAGAGGGCAAGGACCATGTCTGTGCGGCCCCCACTGTGTCCTATCCATCCCCCACCCTTCCCGCCCTGCCTGCCATAAAGTGCTCCCAAAaaagtttgttaaatgaatgaatgacagctCAAACAACGCACCAGCGTAAAACCACAGCAGTCGCCCACCCCCACGCCCTCCTAAGGCGGCAGGAATACAGCAGGCTACTTTGCTGATCGGAAGAAGCTAAATACTCCCTAACAGGTCATCCCCAGGGTATCAAAACGAAGGCGGCAAAAGCGTCCCGCAAATACTGGAACGTCTTCCTTCCAGCCTGGCAGAGGAAGCCTGAGTGTCCGGTAAAGGTCAAGTGGGTTGCCAGGAAACCTGCCCTTGTGCGGGCGCCCCGGAAGCCCAATGAGACCTGAAGCCGCAGTCCGAGATTTGAGAATTGTTAACAAGAGCAAAGGAGACCTGGCAGGGTGGAAAGACTGGCCCCGACCGTCACTCGAGCCCAGCCCGGGGATGGGAGCGCAACTAAGTCGGAGTCCCAAGTATCtggcctcctctgggctcccgGTCCCACCACGCTCGTGGCCTCCGCAGCGTCCGTTCTCACCCACGTGCCTGAGGCCGAGAAGCCCTGGCCGCAGAGGGTCTGCTGGGCGCCCAGACACGGCCTCCGAGCCCTGGGAAGAGAGCTGTCAGGCCCAGCCAGGGCCGGAGCGGACACTCGCAATCACCCTTCCCTAACTCAGAGGTCACTACCAGGAGTCGTCACCCTGACAATGGGCGGCCCCGGTGGCCGCTCCGGGGAAGGGAACTGCCCGCTGGGACCGCGTGCTCACCTGCGCCGCAGCCCGCACTCCAGGGTCCTGCCCCGCCCTCCGCCCAGCCCGCGAGCGAGCCTTTTGGCTTGTTCGCTCGCCTGGAGCACCGACGCCGAGTCTCCCAGCGGCCTGCGAGGCCTGGCCCCGGGACCCCGCCCACCGGCGCCAGCTCTCTCGGAGCGCGCCGATTGGCTGAGCTCCAGTCAAAGGACCGGAGGAAGCTGAGCGTCCGCAGCGGACCCCGCTGCGCCGAGATGGGGACTGCGCCCCCTCGTGGCCCGGAGGGTTTCCCAGTGACGTCAGCACGTGCTTTCCGCGTGGAGAAAGTGGAAGGTCGTCCGTTCATTTATTCAACTCATGTTTATTAGGCGTCTCTAAGACCTAGGTCTggacacacaaaaacaaaagacatgttCCTTAACTTCAAGAAGATCTCCTTAGCAGGCTATAGTCTAGAACTCTAAGACCTCTTCAGATCTGGGCTAGCTttttagccatgtgaccttgggaacaCCATTAATCTGCTGGAGCCTCCTTTCCCTCTTATGCATAAAGGTAATAACATCTATTTCAAAGGATGTTGTGAGGGTTTgatgagataatgcatgttaAGTGCTGTGCCAGGTACATAGCAACAGGGAAATAAATGGTACTATTGTCGGTATACAAAGAACTGAAATACAGTGAAACCTAAGTCTTGCCTGACCCCTTGATACAAGTATTCACTCCCGCTGTGTCCCCACTATGCCCTGTACAGACATCTATTTTATCAGGTATAGTTGACCTCTGAACAACAGGGGTCTgaaactgtgtgggtccacttacacatggatttcttttttcaataaatgcagaatggtactagaaatatattttctctttgttaggattttcttaataatattttcttttggccagcttattttattgtaggaatacagtacataatacatataacatacataatatgtgttaatcagctgtttatgttatcaggaaggcttctggtcaacagtaggctattagtagttaagtttgggggatgtcaaagttatacatggattttccaCTGTTCGGGGGCTGGGCGCCCCTAGTGCTGTcattgttcaggggtcaactgtatagAAAAATAACACCAAAGCTCAAGCTCTGGAATGCCCACACTGGCCCTGCCTTCTCACCTCTGTTCCACGAGTCTCAGCCACGCATATTTACTTATCTTTAGTAACACAGGCTAAACCCCTCATATTCCCCCATGCAGACCAAACTGTTTCAAACCTCTGTGCCTTCATTTATTATGCTTTTTCATCTACCTGGAGTGCCCTTCCCACTTTTCTTTACCAAAGTAGCTCTGGCTCATTTTTCGTGCTTAAGGGACACCTCCAGAGGGAGCCTCCTAGACTGCATCATCACGTTAGATGCCCTTCCTCTATGATCTCAAAGAGGTCAGTGCTAAGCTCTTGCAGCGGAGATAGAAAAGAACAGTATAGAGATATATGTAAGAAACCATTATTAGCAGCACTTGTTCTCTAAATGAATGTGtagagaagagaagggggagaagagaagagaacaaTTAGCATTAGAACATCGACATGTGCTAGCCACTGGGGATACAAAAATGACTAGAACCACCCCTGCCTTCAGGAGTTCTCGGACCAACCGCTCGGGAAGCAGAGGGCTCTACAAACTGTCAAGGGAGTGTGAGAAACGTGACAACAGAAGCATGCATAGGTAGCGCAGAGGAGGAACCCAGGAAGAATCAGGGAGGGCTCACCAGAGGAACCTGCCCTTGAGCTGAGTCTCAAGTGATGGCTAGTAGTTCAGTCAGGCAGAACTGAGTGGGGCTTGAGAGCACAGACCTAGGAATCAAaagtgggttcaaatcctggccctgcTGCCAGCTAATCTCAGAAAAGCTGTTTACACTCTTTGTTTAAGCAGACGCAATGAGAATACCCATCCACTAGGGTGGTTCTGAGTCCTAGTCACCTAATGTGTATAAAACGCTTGGCACGGTACTTGGCGCCTcctgagtgctcagtaaatggccACTGGTATGTTTAGTATTCCCCAAATTGATTCCTCCTTCTATAATGCTCTATGTCCACTTATGGTTTTACTTATTCACTAAGCCAAAAACCTGACATCTTCAAAATCTCATCTTTGCACTATTCCCCAAACCCAGCTTAGAACACCTGAGTCTCCTGAATGTCTCTCAAGTCCCTCATCATCCTCATCTCTTACCTGGACTACCTTAGCAACTCCCTCAATGGTCTCATTGCCTTCTATTGCTCCCTCCAGTCCATTTCCATTTTTAGCCAAAGGGTCTTTCAAAAGcttaaataaaaccatgaagtctccggggcacctgggtggctcagtcagttaagcgtctgccttcggctcaggtcatgatcccagggtactgggattgagccctgcattggcctccctgctcagtggggagcctgcttctccttctcccattccccctgcttgtgcacacttgctctctctctctaataaataaaatcttaaaaaaaaaatgtgaaatctcCGGCTTAAACCCCCTCTCTTCTGGAACATGGGTCCCTTCTGGCCACATCTCCTCTATGCCCTCTATACCCCTGTCTGAGCCTGTCACCAACCTCCAGTCTCTGCTCTTCCCATGAtcccacacacacagacatacccTACCATGCATTTGCCCAAGCtggtccctctgcctgaaatgaatgtcctccctctcttcctctgctgcaaAACTCTAACTCATCCTGCAAGACCCAGTTCAAAAGGCCCTTCTTGCAGAAAGACTCAACTGACTGCTAGAGGCCTCCTCCTTTGGTATCCTCAGCCCCTCTGGGAGAAGCCTCCCTCTGTACATGCCGTTCTCTTTATGTGCCTGACTATGGCCACCTGGGAGCAACTGAAAAGCACAGGGACTGGATCTAATCCTTCACTTGTCCATGGAGCCCAGCACAACTCCCCAGCCCTCAACATCCAAAGACTCCACAGCACATCAGCTCCACATGGGGAGATTTAGATGTCAGTCTGTAGCAAGATGCCCACTACATTCATTCAGGGCTGCCCTGCTCCTCTGTGCCCATCCCATATACCTCCTGGTCCTGGGAAACATGGCCCAGTTTCTAGGAAAAGACATAGAGCCATAAAGAGCTGTATAATATAGAAGGTTAAACTCAGACTCAGCCACTTCTCAGCTTTGTGATTTGGGGTAAATTGTTTAAACTCTCAGAGTGttagttttctcacctataaatgATGGTAACAACAATATCGGCTTCAAGTATTGCTCTGAGTATCATCTAGTACAAACCTTGCCCATGTccgttttagagatgagaaaactcagtctcagagaggtgaagtgacccAGCTAAAGGCTCACTTGGCAAGTCTAGGGGAAATAGACAAATGGGTATTTCCAGTGGAAACTTTTGGACGATCATCCAACCTAAGTGTTCTCAAACCTGGCTGCCCATCAAAATCACCTGGCACACTTGTTAAAAACTCGTTTGGGGGCAGAGAGTCTATTCACAGTCTTGgacagggcccaggaatctgtgtgGCATCAGCTCCAAGCTGACTCACTTTCGGGAATTTGGATCACATGGGGCTCCTCTCCACCTTCCAGTGGTCTcatataagtgtgtgtgtacaACCTCTTGCTTTTCAAGCAGTCTCCCACACTGGCCTATAAAATAGCTGTTCATGCCCCTCTCCTGTTCAAAACCCTTCCGTGGCTCCCCATGGCTCTGGGGACGCAGGCCCACCCACCTCAAGTTGACCGAAAAGCCCAGCATGGTCATGCCTCTGCACTCCCGATGCTCTTTCGCCTCCTGGCCTTTGCATAGCTGTTGTCTGATTTAGAACATTCTTCCCAGCGCTGGCCCTCCTCCAGTGGCTCTTTCCAGCACTCACCCTTATTCTGTAACTGCTTGTTCACTTGTCTGTTTTTCCCATAAGACCATTAGCACCATAAGAGTAGAAATTACACTCGTTCAGGGCTATCTCCCAGGTGCTGGCCAGTGCCAACAGTGGTTCTTGATAAA
This genomic window contains:
- the SMIM12 gene encoding small integral membrane protein 12, whose amino-acid sequence is MWPVLWTMVRTYAPYVTFPVAFVVGAVGYHLEWFIRGKDPQPVEEEKSISERREDRKLDELLGKDHTQVVSLKDKLEFAPKAVLNRNRPEKN